Part of the Hemicordylus capensis ecotype Gifberg chromosome 7, rHemCap1.1.pri, whole genome shotgun sequence genome, ctgtagcactCTAGCagtgtctccctcagccaagagatGAGCTTTGGAGTCTGTGGGCTTCTGGCAAGAACACAGGCAGGAAGCCTAGCAAGGGAGTGAGAGCATGGGAGGTGGGTGAGATGGGGCCTGGCCCCTGAAAGGGCACCTCGAATGGGTGGAAGATCCCAGCCCGTTTGTGGGGAGCGGGTGGGAAGTGGAGCACATCTGCCAGGTCAGGAACGTGGCCTTCAGCTTGGTCATATTGTTGAGTGGAGCTGGaagtgtgcgtgcgtgtgcattTGGTATGAATGGAAGTTGTGTTTTGAATGCCACCATAGGTGACAAATTGGAAGGCCCTCTTTGGCTCATGATTGCACTTGTGCACTAATGGGCCCCAAAATTACTAAGGTGAGAAACTTCTGGAGGCGCTGCTGGCAGAGGGAAGAGAAGTGGCCGACACTTCAGATGCCTCCTGGGGAGAGCATGGGGGGTCTCTCCCATATGGAGCGTCTCCTGGAAGGCTTCCTGAGCAGAAAGAGGGCTTCTGGCAAGaacccaggcaggcagcccagCAAGGGAGCGAGAGCGTGGGAGGTGGGTGAGATGGGGCCTAGAAAATGAAAGAGCACCTCGAATGGGTGGAAGATCCCAGCCCCCTtgtgtggagggggtggggagcaaagtaCATCTGCCAGgacagggagtgtgtgtgtgtgtgtgtgtgtgtgtgtgtgtgtgtgtgtgtgtgcatttggtAAGTTGTGTTTGGAACTCCACAATAGGGGGCTCCCCTTGAAGCACTCCCTCCTTGGCTCATGATTGTACACGCATACTAATGAcccccaaaccactttggtgagAAACTACCTGGGGGAAGGAAGAGGCGGGGTGTCCATTCAGCTTTGCTATCAGCTAATGAGGAGGTTGCCACTCTAATTTGGGTGGGATTCTGCTGGGGAGGGGAACTGGGGCACTCGCCTTAGCTCTGATACTGCCGGCCTTTGGGGTAAGGGGCAAGGCCAGCTCTGATCtaggggagggaaattggaggGGGGGCTGAGGAACTCTCTCTCTACCGCCCTCTGAGTGAGACAAAAGGCTGAGAGCGCATCATAGAAGAAGCAACAAGGATGCCGATCGAGCACCATCACTGGCCAGATCTGGCACAAAcactccaagggagacgagaagaaaagaggaagaaacGACTGGATGCTAACAAAAGTGGCAACTTTATTAATGTAATATTTCCAGTCGTCACATAACTTCCTGactaaaagaaacaaaacaggacagaatggagtaggcaaaaaaactttccatctcggccaatctgttggaaagccaaaaattcctactcggcccccaacaggacgaccagcaaagcccattctgtccctgggagggagggggagggagggagggaaggaagcccagggtcacacggaacaagggaatggcagggcaaacaaaattggggggagtcccagccaacccccaacccccccccccccccgctccttgcaggcacgttcacttggtctcctcttctggggcggatcgactcctccagccgcccagcagcagcacaagcctgcaagaagcacaaagcagcgtcagtggggttgccctgctcctcctccctttccactccggcagcccagcaagcggggatcgggcagggggtgggggttgacggggggggggggcaagcccgagaattctgcttgacctcgggctccccactgCAGCACGGGATGGTGTCATGGCCACACCTTGTAATCCCCTTAGACAGCGAAGAGCAGGAATCAGTGCCTGCCAAATCttatggaggggaggggatgctCCCCAGAAATGGGGAGGACTGGAGGGGAGGActggaggggaggcctgctgctGGTATCCTCATCACGTGCTACACAGCAGGAGCTGgaggagaggaggattctctagcctgccaccgggcagcaccagggggcgctactggggctgcagggggcccccagagtctcccgggctcctctgctgctgcaccggtttggggaggaaggaggagggagcggaggggggagtgaggagtggctgcgggagtgggggggggagcacaccctcggcaggggaggggggcggatgcctggatggtgcttcccctgccaggggaagccaggccgctggggaaggggagaaaggtggaaggaggagggggcgctccctggccagctggtgggaagggagggaggcggtgaccttgccctcctggtGGGGCCACACatcctccccggacccaagggaagcccaagaatggttccaaagggcaacttgggggcagggtggtcctgtagcctcctcccacagcctgccagcagaggcaaggggaggggcttctgcaccccagaggcggggcttccttgggccaggggagtggagcctgcttccccctcactcctcagacagaactgcacttccctgctggatgtcttcttgtggacagatcttgtgtccacgcggttggaggaggtcttctgggaggcccctgcgctgcacggtctttcctgaacctcccttcagctgctgatcttcaaggggagagcacggggctgttgttcctggaaagagagaaggacattggttcagagatggggggtcttctcacactctcccccatgacaccaccaagcaccagggactcctggcagaatatccgtgtcctcatttcccagagggaagagagagatttcctctttcccttgggctacttgtacaactggccacaagggctgaagatggcattccaacacgagggagggttgcccagactTCTGCccgcccttcctgcagccccagccccctccctaaccatcagggccccttcaagtgaagccctgccttggtctgctcaccagtcggtcaggtggagagatcaccgtactctggcgggtgtctcttcttcttacagcccgcccacaagcaccgaacggcagcccgcagcccgtgccgggagtggagggaaaaggccttcttcacgatcttctctgtcttgcaggcaactctcccgacctcggggtcatggtcgccaagcaagctctccagcgctggaaggatgaaggagacacttcagaaatggcatgaagagatcaccccacccttcgccaagccccaccatttccacaccaagagggagcaagtcctgactctttctccccttcacactgggaaaccctactgctgagcatccctgaggatgcaaccgggaccttccatttgaggggacaggtggcccattccagctctgtggtccctaaacctaggcgtctcccctcacagaaactgccccttcccacccagaaacccacacttaccagcatggaaggtctctatgttcccttcagtaaggatgctgccctttttatggaccaggtgacctaaaaacaagggtggaaggaaatggaacTACAGTTCAAGTCCCTGCGCATGGAGAGGCCACATCCCATCTTTCaagagaggaagtcctcccctctctgctccctctgagactgacagattgagccattcctccatgGAATCTGAagtcaccttgggaggaaattaagccaagagacctcgctaacgctcagtgggccagtcctcctggggagggaacagctcctgcccctccacacccttctggcactGCCGTCCAAGAgagtgaacctttgcccaccaagatgacccactaagggagacccagaagtcttgtttcgcttaccgatcagcagggcagccgttctcctcactgaaggctgctcgctgcggaagaagcccaggatcttggtggcctccatctccacggcgtcctctgtgccgagctgccgaatctgggatcaagagcaaagacaaatcccgagtgagcaaagcattgcccaaaggtccttgagccatttgagctgagggacggacagggaggggctgcccttaccagacgcttggcgatcttgtggagcagctcctgcaggctgtaagaatcccgcgccagcagcctgccctccaggtgccataggagggtttccgccaggaggctcagattgtccttcgcagcctgccaaaagaaagaccagaatgggagtgaaaaaggctcccaagggattccaagaaacctcttagggggcttcaaggagtagggcctggatgggccaaaccacagcaggacagctcgctgattcaccaccccgtgaggctaactctggggcctgccactgggcggctggatttggggaagcctaaacaccttcgtaggggtggcaggaagaagtgggctctcacctgtgctacctccaggtcctcatcctccacatgcatcagcaccgcgacgAGGGTCGTGATGTTTTCttctgtaccctcatgatggtggtggcggtgctgcaggagatccagatgggtcttcatggctgcccttcggatcttagcctcctcctacaaagaagaacaggagtcgttattagggaggaattcctcacctccatcaccatgaagaagagcttgcatgggtctctagggggtgtctggtttcccttctccaacccagtcggaacctgcaggatggccggccctcatagagccggggcggagggctggcgtgcaagtactcacgtggtggaagagagggcggcacagggcagccaggacagcattcactgTGGCCTGGTGTTccgatggacagtgcctcagccgctccatgaaggccaggacccccaaagtggcttccagactggtggtcctgagccctcccaggatcccggcactaaaatcctggggttttttcacctagggagggaaaaggtggatccttggagTCCTTTCATACACATGCTAAtccaccccctgctaaacagaccaCAGGCCTCTCGGGGGGCTGATGCCATTTGGcctccatccactgccttggggaggagatcactcaagccatcccagaggcacaaagaggggggagaaggcggcattggagcatgtggggaatcagggctcccactgagagatgcatttctgtgccttcccttaaggatttctccttcatcctgtggcaagggttccacaggctcaatccacccaactggagaaatctccccatcacacctggggatgcctaggagcaccagcctcaggcagggctccccaaagagaggagtttcCATGCCCAGAGATGCTCCCGGGGTCGTGGGTCtgggtcactcaccgccttcagctttccataaatttggagaagtcccctttcgctcaggtagcggatgttctggctggggtggactagccacgctaccaggagcgtccaagtcttctccaaggcggcgaagtctttgtctttcaagagcagctaaaagagggaaaggaggaaaacatccatcagcctctggggccagaccctcctctcagggaagcccatgTTGAGGAAtacgctgctcacctccacaaagaaggccacctctgtgaGGGAATGCTGatctggatctttgtccaggctgaagagggaagccaggtatgccttcagcctggccactgtggaggatggtgtctgtaggagagccctgcaacacaccaaaggaccctgctgagtcctgggcggaaggCCCGGAAAGAGCAGACCTAgcccaaaccaccccagcccccactccttgtgaggaatctcctattcactcctacttacctcaccaagagggccacaccctggaggcagttctgcggagagcacagggattcccagcaggtcttctccggggtcacctgtgccaccctctccagcagggtccggacaatctgcgcggtctccctgcagagaagagaaggttgctgtcaccaaagtgtgtgtctccttgcgggcTGGCgtagtgtcaagggtggagggactttccccacagctggttttttaacactgcagatgcattttaaggctctctgcagagccaagagggctgcaaattctggggtctcccctgtggagctgagggaggggaccaccatgccagagtcaccccaacaggccagaaatgctcctcaaccatcagagtgggacatgggagaaatgaccctagcctgtcctcccagagtgctgcaaggaggacttgctggccccactttccccaccgccatgacttactcaggaggcaggtcttggctgtctcggttcccgactccctcggtggtgttctgcaggcctgtgaggatcttgttgaccaggcctaccaggagttcggggaacctctcctccacctcactggcatactccacgctccggatgacgtccccgatcttctttgttgctctcccctgaggagaagaggagggtcaggcctcagcacacagtctgAGGGatggttatgggtcaggagaatccccagggccaggccagtgccatgggtgtctgcacccacatctgggcctggagggtgctggCTCTGGCTCAGGatgcatgaggtcaactgcaagggaaagacatccacgaggggaaagggcaagtccccacctcccgtgtgaacagtgactgccatccaagccgccatcctgtgtagtgcaggaaaggaggggcagaggggtggagggaAGTCACTCTTGGTTtgcgccccttacctctcccagatggaccgaggagaaccaatctggggccagctgtcctcttctttcctcttcgtcgatgttcctgagagaggagaggagagagaaaagctgctccaagaactgtcctgttggagatggcagccagctgaagaagaacacgggcacccaaagagatgctaagcaaggatctcacctcccttgggaggtggctggcaggggaacttcatcaggccagagatctcccaagtccagcctttcgttccccactgagaagccctgggaagtgttcaaagggggcatggagacaggagccctcccctgctccttctccccaacacccgctcatgccaacagcatgggggtctcggagctccctctgctattagccagcaatagacttgctggtgtctgtctttcaCCTGCTGCCAATCAGCTTCCTTGGGTGATctccccctccagagtcctcagggagcaaggaggaggaaacatccctctatggggctcagacatgggggagctgcccctgtcccctgcagccttctgctggctatgctaaaagccccccagctccctactggctcctcagctgagacgagggtacctacctggccgaactgggggtcagcggagagtcccacacctcgtcctcgatgctgctgatgtcatgcatcgtgtcatcttcgtccgtagaggagcactggggaggagagagaagagaaacgggagcgttccagggcttgcgttgaccttgcgaggcttctgagaggaaccaagcccaagggacggttgggaagacatccggCTCTAAAATAAGACGTGCCTCTttgtagaaaaggcatttggcatctctgcccagaagagcctttcaccacattttcgccccctttccaatgcctcaactgcatttcctcccatcccaccaatcacaatttCTCCCATACTGcggcatctagaactagaaccattccatgttctgtctcctgctggggaacaggagacacacacacagacaagctAGAGCCCGtccacatgaaaaaatggatgatcatttctgacctctgcggaggacgagtcttccactgtGTAGgtgttcatcatcatcttcttgatgagccacttctttggcttctggactctgagcggagaaaggagagacatggcattaGAACATCAATGCATGCCAAGAgccctgtggatcaagtgaaagacCCGTGTAGCCCAGcacccaacagtggacagccagatgcctatttagttggttgtgaaccacttgagacctggttacatgtggcattaaagtgtgtttattcagagagagagagagagagagagagagagatctcgagattcggaggttccttggctgtcatgggtaatagtcttcaactggcttctgctccatgaacatgtctaatcaaccaaggctcccggggaaggtgatccgcctctatgatccctggagcggcccttcagctgagaaaggtacctgggggaactggtggcacagtccccttccgacccctcgtcctccacgctggtgtgtggagtctcggcccccgggaagaaagaactctgtgaaggagagaagggggagaaatggctgctctggccctcgcattgagcttcctaggcttcagcagggaaaaggccagcctgtcaccttccagcggtcatcaccgggtgagctgaatgcaggaagtgggccggttggggatcgtcccgttctggacacaattcctcccgctttcctgattttcaattttcttaaaaaccactttggagcccaggcgtgCTGGCTGGAGGTGGGCAGAAGAGATGgcgaaagagctcctctctcgtgcccgccttcctcgcagtgaggtcggtcgggctgatttcaggccttcgcgcactcatgcaaatggcagaggggaaaggcatcaaccgccgccccccccaagaCATGTtgcgctccctcactcagctggggccccgatggctctggtgactggaaaagaccacttccagtccacttcatgctttcagtcggctccttagcgaggacactaaaggcacgtgcaaaaatgtgcaaaaattggttttcctttcctctttctttcgcatttctttcccatttccatttagttcatttctcattggtttggttgagtttgcttatttttttgtatttttattcatatttcatttatttgtcactgtttttctaTTGTTGccaacaggatgctccacctttaactgtgagatctggaCCGGAAGTCAAGGCCATGGCTgccatctccttgcggccatctGCTTTAACCCTATCACCCCCACGgtgccaccattgtgatgcagtgttgttaagggcatggctgtccctttaccatagctttaagcaaacgactgtcagaagatggccgcccacccggcagcatcaaaaactggggccattccacatgctctctactcctgggcaacacgggggacccacacacCCAACCCACAGTCCTTCCaaggatgttgaggcttcctgacctctccaagggatggctcttggtcagcggcggtgttttgcagcctcctccgcacggtgcttggcctctggacgctaagaaaagaaagaaagaagacacatgagatcagaacacgagtgcttagaaagagctctgcttgatgagatgaatgaggcatgcagcctagcaccctgtttccaggagtggacagccagatgcctgcaggaagcccacaggctgggcatggagacacctgccccctccccagcatttCTCTAGGCATCTCGGAGATGTGGTGGTTCCATTGATCGCGTGGCTAAAACCCTTGAATGGCCCTCTTCTCCAAGAGGATCCCTTCCAAATCATTTTGAAGATTGCAGCCATCAGCATaccttgtggcaatgaattccctAGACCTTGTTCTGGTTTGTCATAATTAAGGTCTGCTCTCCTCTGTCCATAAGATGAGCTTCACTTCCAGGATTGTGGGAGGAGAAAAACAACCCTCCATTCTGCTCAGAGCTTCTgcccacccttggcttcttgctaaactaaccacctccagcCCGGGGGGAAAAAACCTTGCAAGGTCCCATGAGCtctggagctgcccctccaggtgagaaaagagtacctcggggaactgacgaagctctccacgtccagctcctgatcccttgtGTTGACCTCTGGGATCtcggcctcttggatgtcaggaatctgcaaatgagacaaaggtttggaAAGTGTGAACTTGTACTcgctctgatcttcctagggcctaggattcgtagggagtttttccctgacattttctttgagttcatttttatttctttaaattattttgatttttttaaaaacaaaacaaaacactttataaaaagaaacagtggggcaattctcacgatcaacaaaaatcgggctagcagaacctgctttttaggatcgtgagtagccgcagcatgccttcgcgccgcacctactcatgagtagaccccaggctgggaggcgaaaagctgcctcccagcgccgggggtctccccagtatgccctgcacactcgagCATGGaaccggccatcgtgtgggcagccgatccagccacccaaggctccctgcctgctcgagACCTGGaagatctctgccaggaagaccctctcctctcctgacctgtctcagggtcttgggagccatTTGATGCCTCAAATCCAAAGCACacaaacccagaaaggtggccattggaaggagaggcaaagGGGTGCAGAAtccttccccagcc contains:
- the LOC128333059 gene encoding uncharacterized protein LOC128333059 isoform X2, which codes for MASGKESRDMGEGCPLLRGVGSLDGATPVAPLSDFQPQEIYEERSVAKTSKWSLKSFSDGSRIQTVNTGNEILEEAHAISSLRSVFTVEEDGWFLQTVATEWSCEIPDIQEAEIPEVNTRDQELDVESFVSSPSVQRPSTVRRRLQNTAADQEPSLGESSFFPGAETPHTSVEDEGSEGDCATSSPRVQKPKKWLIKKMMMNTYTVEDSSSAECSSTDEDDTMHDISSIEDEVWDSPLTPSSARNIDEEERRGQLAPDWFSSVHLGEGRATKKIGDVIRSVEYASEVEERFPELLVGLVNKILTGLQNTTEGVGNRDSQDLPPEETAQIVRTLLERVAQVTPEKTCWESLCSPQNCLQGVALLVRALLQTPSSTVARLKAYLASLFSLDKDPDQHSLTEVAFFVELLLKDKDFAALEKTWTLLVAWLVHPSQNIRYLSERGLLQIYGKLKAVKKPQDFSAGILGGLRTTSLEATLGVLAFMERLRHCPSEHQATVNAVLAALCRPLFHHEEAKIRRAAMKTHLDLLQHRHHHHEGTEENITTLVAVLMHVEDEDLEVAQAAKDNLSLLAETLLWHLEGRLLARDSYSLQELLHKIAKRLIRQLGTEDAVEMEATKILGFFRSEQPSVRRTAALLIGHLVHKKGSILTEGNIETFHAALESLLGDHDPEVGRVACKTEKIVKKAFSLHSRHGLRAAVRCLWAGCKKKRHPPEYGDLST
- the LOC128333059 gene encoding uncharacterized protein LOC128333059 isoform X3, yielding MASDKQSGDMGEGCPLLRGVGSLDGATPVAPLSDFQPQEIYEERSVAKTSKWSLKSFSDGSRIQTVNTGNEILEEAHAISSLRSVFTVEEDGWFLQTVATEWSCEIPDIQEAEIPEVNTRDQELDVESFVSSPSVQRPSTVRRRLQNTAADQEPSLGESSFFPGAETPHTSVEDEGSEGDCATSSPRVQKPKKWLIKKMMMNTYTVEDSSSAECSSTDEDDTMHDISSIEDEVWDSPLTPSSARNIDEEERRGQLAPDWFSSVHLGEGRATKKIGDVIRSVEYASEVEERFPELLVGLVNKILTGLQNTTEGVGNRDSQDLPPEETAQIVRTLLERVAQVTPEKTCWESLCSPQNCLQGVALLVRALLQTPSSTVARLKAYLASLFSLDKDPDQHSLTEVAFFVELLLKDKDFAALEKTWTLLVAWLVHPSQNIRYLSERGLLQIYGKLKAVKKPQDFSAGILGGLRTTSLEATLGVLAFMERLRHCPSEHQATVNAVLAALCRPLFHHEEAKIRRAAMKTHLDLLQHRHHHHEGTEENITTLVAVLMHVEDEDLEVAQAAKDNLSLLAETLLWHLEGRLLARDSYSLQELLHKIAKRLIRQLGTEDAVEMEATKILGFFRSEQPSVRRTAALLIGHLVHKKGSILTEGNIETFHAALESLLGDHDPEVGRVACKTEKIVKKAFSLHSRHGLRAAVRCLWAGCKKKRHPPEYGDLST
- the LOC128333059 gene encoding uncharacterized protein LOC128333059 isoform X1, giving the protein MAVAGGGVPGRECLPVATDPDGAGGSAAAFNLSGLDRWQEDFLASPAAHSKFPSTFGREVAQNMASDKESRDMGEGCPLLRGVGSLDGATPVAPLSDFQPQEIYEERSVAKTSKWSLKSFSDGSRIQTVNTGNEILEEAHAISSLRSVFTVEEDGWFLQTVATEWSCEIPDIQEAEIPEVNTRDQELDVESFVSSPSVQRPSTVRRRLQNTAADQEPSLGESSFFPGAETPHTSVEDEGSEGDCATSSPRVQKPKKWLIKKMMMNTYTVEDSSSAECSSTDEDDTMHDISSIEDEVWDSPLTPSSARNIDEEERRGQLAPDWFSSVHLGEGRATKKIGDVIRSVEYASEVEERFPELLVGLVNKILTGLQNTTEGVGNRDSQDLPPEETAQIVRTLLERVAQVTPEKTCWESLCSPQNCLQGVALLVRALLQTPSSTVARLKAYLASLFSLDKDPDQHSLTEVAFFVELLLKDKDFAALEKTWTLLVAWLVHPSQNIRYLSERGLLQIYGKLKAVKKPQDFSAGILGGLRTTSLEATLGVLAFMERLRHCPSEHQATVNAVLAALCRPLFHHEEAKIRRAAMKTHLDLLQHRHHHHEGTEENITTLVAVLMHVEDEDLEVAQAAKDNLSLLAETLLWHLEGRLLARDSYSLQELLHKIAKRLIRQLGTEDAVEMEATKILGFFRSEQPSVRRTAALLIGHLVHKKGSILTEGNIETFHAALESLLGDHDPEVGRVACKTEKIVKKAFSLHSRHGLRAAVRCLWAGCKKKRHPPEYGDLST